One Gadus chalcogrammus isolate NIFS_2021 chromosome 4, NIFS_Gcha_1.0, whole genome shotgun sequence DNA segment encodes these proteins:
- the LOC130381393 gene encoding E3 ubiquitin-protein ligase TRIM39-like — translation MACANAPWSEENFSCSICLDVFSSPVSTPCGHNFCRTCITKYWDEQVKYKCPVCNELFNTRPDLRVNILFSEMVDRFGTSVRVKEQPCVEPAEVPCDVCTGTQLKAVKSCLVCFISYCRTHLEPHQRVTVLKKHRLVEPMDRLEDRMCKIHDRLLELFCQTEQVCVCQYCTETDHKSHPVVPLKEEYEVKTAQLGKIESEVQQMIQERKNNIQEIKDTVKRSKADADREIADGVQVLTALMRCIEKCQDDLNQMVKERLKSTEKQAEDLIKELEQEIEDLTNRSSEVKQLSHTKDHLHFLQAFRSLKDPPPTRDWTTVEVRPPSYVGTLRRSLDQLEETLNMEMKKLCGAAELKRVQQYEVDVTLDPDTAHPNLILSQDGRQVHHVDVVKELSENSKRFTYHVYVLTRLSFSSGRFYFEVQVKDKTSWRLGVARESIKRIGKIIVTPETGYWTLYFDKDRLVFRDNPAVRLPLRADLQKVGVFVDYDEGLVSFYDVAARVHIFSATGCTFSEPVYPFLSPCLHEGGRNSAPLIISPVNQTD, via the coding sequence ATGGCCTGTGCAAACGCTccctggtctgaagagaacttttcatgttctaTCTGCCTCGATGTGTTCAGCAGTCCAGTTTCCActccatgtggacacaacttctgcagaacctgtattacaaagtactgggatgaacaagtcaagtacaaatgtCCCGTTTGTAACGAGCTTTTCAACACAAGACCTGATTTACGGGTCAATATCCTCTTTTCAGAGATGGTTGATCGGTTTGGAACGTCCGtacgagtaaaagagcagccttgtgttgaaccagcagaagttccctgtgacgtctgtactgggacccagctgaaggctgtgaagtcctgctTGGTGTGTTTTATCTCTTACTGCcgaacccacctggagccacatcagagagtcacagtcctgaagaaacatcggctggtcgagcctatggaccgcctggaagacaggatgtgtaagatacacgaccgacttctggagctcttctgccagactgaacaggtgtgtgtgtgtcagtattgcacagagacagaccataagtcacatcctgttgtacctctaaaggaggaatatgaagtgaagacggcccagcttgGGAAGATAGAGTctgaagttcagcagatgatccaggagagaaaaaataatattcaggagattaaagacacagtcaaacgcagcaaagcagacgcagacagagagatagctgatGGTGTACAGGTCCTCACCGCTTTGAtgcgctgcattgaaaagtgccaggatgatctcaaccaaatggttaaagagagactgaaatccacagagaaacaagctgaagacctcatcaaagagctggagcaggagatagaagatctgaccaatagaagctcagaggtgaagcagctctcacacactaaagaccacctccacttcctccaggccttcagatccctgaaggatcctccacccaccagggactggacgacggtggaggtccgtcctccgtcatacgtagggaccttgaggagatccctggatcagctggaggagacactgaacatggagatgaagaagctgtgtggtgctgctgaactgaagagggtccagcagtatgaagtagatgtgactctggatcctgatactgCTCATCCCAATCTCATCCTGTCACAGGATGGGAGACAAGTACATCATGTAGATGTAGTAAAGGAACTCTCAGAGAACTCTAAGAGATTTACATATCATGTATATGTTCTCACCAGGCTGAgtttctcctcagggagattttactttgaggtccaggttaaggACAAGACTAGTTGGCgtttaggagtggccagagagtccatcaaAAGAATAGGCAAGATAATAGTGACCCCTGAAACGGGATACTGGACTCTTTACTTTGACAAGGATAGGTTGGTATTTAGAGATAACCctgctgtccgtctccctctgagagctgatctccagaaggtgggggtgtttgttgattatgatgagggtctggtctccttctatgatgtggcagccagggttcatatattctctgctactggctgcacctttagTGAGCCTGTATATCCATTCCTGTCTCCATGTTTACATGAAGGAGGTAGAAACTccgcccccctgatcatctcacctgtcaatcaaacagactag